The Verrucomicrobiota bacterium genome has a window encoding:
- a CDS encoding RluA family pseudouridine synthase produces MVRFTNIAAYRFTPLRDLGPKRGRLLELCRNLKLRGTILLSSEGINLFVAGERPAIDTFLAELRSWPGLESLDPKFSESDDHPFHRMLVRIKKEIIAFGIEGIAPGRHTSPKLPPHKLLEWLDEGKPVVLLDTRNDYEVKLGTFRNALTLNLQHFRDFPKAVRELPPPLKEQPIVMFCTGGIRCEKAGPFMESQGFKQIYQLEGGILKYFEECGARHYEGECFVFDQRVGVDPQLRETDSALCFTCLTPLTAQEQQDPRYRPGHSCPHCFRTPAQQLAETLARRHERIRQASNPLPGSIPYDNDLPLTIPEEADGKPLLDTFTAIVRSLSREQWKTEFHLGRILNADKDPVTADHAPRAGEYFFRRIPKVTEPSVNADIRILHEDEALIVVNKPAPLPMHPGGRFNRNTLQYLLHAAYDPERPRPAHRLDANTTGLVLLTRTRHFAARLQPQFAKGQVRKLYLVKVRGVPAQDWFECDAPISAEPGEAGSRTIDWSNGLPSRTQFRVLRGFPDGTTLLEASPLTGRTNQIRLHLWHLGLPVCGDTLYGPQRAGVMTAVLGLSDAPLCLHARSISFTHPLTRQVVEFTAATPAWADP; encoded by the coding sequence GTGGTCCGTTTTACCAATATCGCCGCCTACCGATTCACCCCGCTGCGGGATCTCGGCCCAAAACGAGGGCGGCTACTTGAACTATGTCGAAACCTCAAACTGCGCGGCACCATTCTTCTCAGCTCTGAAGGCATCAATCTTTTCGTCGCGGGAGAGCGCCCCGCCATTGATACCTTTCTCGCGGAACTCCGTTCGTGGCCCGGCCTGGAGAGTCTCGATCCCAAATTCAGCGAAAGCGATGACCATCCATTCCATCGCATGCTGGTTCGAATCAAAAAGGAGATCATCGCCTTCGGCATTGAGGGGATCGCTCCGGGAAGGCATACCTCTCCCAAGCTGCCGCCGCACAAACTCCTTGAGTGGCTGGACGAGGGCAAGCCTGTGGTGCTTCTCGACACTCGCAACGATTATGAGGTGAAACTTGGAACGTTCCGCAACGCGCTCACGCTCAATCTTCAGCATTTTCGCGATTTTCCAAAGGCCGTCCGCGAACTACCGCCCCCATTGAAGGAACAACCCATCGTCATGTTTTGCACCGGGGGCATCCGCTGTGAGAAGGCCGGCCCTTTCATGGAAAGCCAGGGCTTTAAGCAAATCTACCAACTCGAAGGTGGCATCCTCAAATATTTCGAGGAATGCGGCGCCCGTCATTACGAAGGCGAATGCTTCGTCTTCGATCAGCGCGTCGGCGTCGATCCCCAACTGCGTGAAACCGACTCCGCTCTGTGCTTCACCTGTCTCACCCCGCTCACGGCGCAGGAACAACAGGATCCGCGCTATCGGCCGGGTCATTCCTGTCCGCATTGCTTCCGCACTCCGGCCCAACAACTCGCGGAGACTTTGGCCCGCAGGCACGAGCGCATCCGCCAGGCTTCCAACCCCCTGCCTGGCAGCATCCCCTACGACAACGATCTTCCACTGACCATCCCGGAAGAGGCCGATGGCAAACCACTCCTCGACACGTTCACGGCCATCGTTCGCTCCCTCTCGCGAGAGCAATGGAAGACAGAGTTCCACCTCGGACGCATCCTGAACGCGGACAAGGATCCGGTTACCGCGGACCACGCCCCGCGAGCCGGCGAATACTTTTTCCGGCGCATTCCGAAAGTCACCGAACCATCCGTCAATGCCGACATCCGGATCTTGCATGAGGACGAGGCCTTGATCGTGGTGAACAAGCCGGCCCCCCTCCCGATGCACCCGGGCGGACGATTCAACCGCAACACGCTCCAGTATTTGCTCCACGCCGCTTACGATCCTGAACGCCCCCGGCCCGCCCATCGACTCGACGCCAACACGACCGGACTGGTGCTCCTTACGCGCACCCGTCATTTCGCGGCGCGACTGCAACCGCAGTTCGCCAAGGGCCAGGTCAGGAAACTTTATCTGGTCAAAGTGAGGGGCGTCCCCGCGCAAGACTGGTTCGAATGCGACGCGCCCATCAGCGCCGAACCCGGGGAGGCAGGTTCGCGCACGATCGACTGGAGCAACGGCCTTCCCTCCCGCACCCAATTCCGAGTTCTTCGCGGATTTCCCGACGGCACCACCCTGCTTGAAGCCAGCCCGCTGACGGGCCGCACGAACCAAATCAGGCTTCATCTCTGGCACCTCGGACTACCCGTGTGCGGCGACACGTTATATGGACCTCAGCGGGCGGGAGTAATGACCGCCGTGCTTGGCCTTTCAGATGCTCCGCTTTGCCTGCATGCTCGTTCGATCTCCTTCACGCATCCTTTAACCCGACAAGTCGTGGAATTCACCGCGGCCACCCCCGCCTGGGCGGACCCGTGA
- the tgt gene encoding tRNA guanosine(34) transglycosylase Tgt gives MFELLKRDASSRARLGRLTTSRGVIETPVFMPVGTQASVKALDPRELEEMGTQIILGNTYHLSIRPGMDIIQQAGGLHRFMNWTKPILTDSGGFQVFSLAKIRKIQPHGVEFRSHLDGSPLFLGPKESMEIQRQLGSDIAMVFDECPPHTATPREVQAAVDRTLRWAKECAEQPRAPGQLVFGIVQGLGRPEMRAHCARELVAMDFNGYAIGGVSVGEPEPEIYRAVEITEPHLPENKPRYAMGLGTPAQLIELVARGVDMFDCVLPTRVARNGTAFTRRGSVSIKGGFNKADFGPIQEGCPCFACRHFTRAYLRHLLNVEEILGLRMLSVHNSHFFLQVMEEIRLHLQAGTFQEFRAEFAAQYVPTRKVLAARGEPVSEE, from the coding sequence ATGTTTGAATTGCTGAAAAGGGACGCGTCCTCACGCGCCCGCCTCGGACGTCTCACCACCTCCCGGGGCGTCATCGAAACGCCGGTGTTCATGCCGGTCGGCACTCAAGCCAGTGTCAAGGCGCTCGACCCCCGCGAATTGGAGGAGATGGGCACGCAGATCATCCTGGGCAACACTTACCACCTCTCCATTCGTCCCGGCATGGACATCATCCAGCAAGCCGGCGGCCTCCATCGCTTCATGAATTGGACCAAGCCGATCCTGACCGACAGTGGCGGCTTCCAGGTCTTCAGCTTGGCCAAGATCCGCAAGATTCAGCCGCATGGTGTCGAGTTTCGATCGCATCTGGACGGCTCGCCGCTGTTCCTTGGCCCCAAAGAATCCATGGAGATTCAACGGCAATTGGGCTCTGACATCGCGATGGTATTCGACGAGTGTCCGCCCCATACCGCCACGCCTCGCGAAGTTCAAGCGGCCGTGGATCGAACCCTGCGTTGGGCGAAGGAATGCGCTGAGCAGCCACGCGCTCCCGGGCAGTTGGTATTCGGCATCGTCCAGGGCCTGGGACGTCCGGAAATGCGAGCCCATTGCGCGCGAGAGCTGGTGGCCATGGATTTCAATGGATACGCGATTGGCGGCGTCAGTGTGGGTGAACCCGAACCCGAAATTTACCGCGCGGTCGAAATCACCGAGCCGCATCTGCCTGAGAACAAACCCCGCTACGCCATGGGGTTGGGAACTCCCGCCCAACTAATCGAACTCGTCGCACGCGGTGTGGACATGTTTGATTGCGTGCTTCCGACGAGAGTGGCGCGGAATGGGACCGCGTTCACACGCCGGGGCAGCGTCAGTATCAAAGGGGGATTCAACAAAGCGGATTTCGGTCCTATCCAGGAAGGCTGCCCATGCTTTGCCTGCCGCCACTTCACCCGCGCTTATCTGCGCCATTTGCTCAACGTCGAGGAGATCCTTGGACTGCGCATGCTCAGCGTCCATAACAGTCACTTCTTCCTCCAGGTCATGGAGGAAATCCGCCTCCACCTCCAAGCCGGCACGTTCCAGGAATTCAGGGCCGAATTCGCGGCTCAATACGTGCCCACCCGGAAGGTCCTTGCCGCCCGCGGCGAGCCGGTGTCAGAGGAGTAG
- a CDS encoding DEAD/DEAH box helicase, producing the protein MSFTNLGLSKPVLDGVKAMGYTDPTPIQLRAIPMLLEGKDLIGSAQTGTGKTAAFGLPLLTLLGEARQQIRVLILEPTRELAAQVETAIRDYARFTDLKVAVVFGGVGYGRQREQLKEGVDILVATPGRLLDHMQQGTCRLDHVQFLVLDEADRMLDMGFLPDVKRIVQKCPRNRQTMLFSATVPPAIETLIQWAMRSPETIEIGARRSPAETVRHVVYPVSDTQKSELLLAILAKVNYHSVIVFCRTKDRADRVSHMLRRHQHAVAVLHSNRTQSEREQALRGFRDGKFEVLVATDLAARGLDIVSVSHVINYDVPQHPEDYVHRIGRTGRAENEGDAFTLMVAEDSKHVIAIERFISQKIERMRLEGFDYKYTALFEEEKPGAQPLASRPVRGVRIKGGYFFGPTRRRR; encoded by the coding sequence ATGTCGTTCACGAACCTCGGACTTTCCAAACCCGTCCTCGATGGCGTCAAGGCGATGGGATACACCGATCCCACCCCCATTCAATTGCGCGCCATCCCCATGCTGCTCGAGGGAAAAGACCTCATCGGCAGCGCCCAAACGGGGACGGGAAAGACCGCGGCCTTCGGCCTTCCCTTGCTGACGCTGCTGGGAGAAGCGCGCCAACAAATCAGGGTGCTGATCCTCGAACCCACCCGGGAACTCGCCGCCCAAGTCGAAACGGCGATCCGCGACTACGCCCGCTTCACCGATCTCAAAGTCGCCGTCGTGTTCGGAGGCGTCGGTTATGGACGCCAGCGTGAACAACTGAAGGAAGGGGTGGATATCCTGGTCGCCACACCCGGCCGGTTGCTGGACCACATGCAACAGGGCACCTGCCGCCTGGATCACGTGCAATTCCTGGTGCTCGACGAGGCGGACCGGATGCTGGACATGGGATTCCTGCCCGATGTGAAGCGCATTGTGCAGAAATGCCCCCGCAACCGGCAGACCATGCTTTTCTCGGCCACCGTTCCGCCGGCGATCGAGACCTTGATCCAATGGGCCATGCGGTCGCCGGAGACGATTGAGATCGGCGCGCGACGTTCCCCGGCCGAGACCGTCCGCCACGTCGTTTATCCCGTGTCCGACACACAGAAATCAGAGCTCTTGCTGGCCATTCTCGCCAAGGTCAACTACCACTCGGTCATCGTGTTCTGCCGCACCAAGGACAGAGCCGACCGCGTGTCCCACATGCTGCGCCGCCATCAGCATGCCGTGGCGGTATTGCACTCCAATCGAACTCAATCCGAGCGGGAACAAGCATTGCGAGGTTTCCGGGACGGAAAATTCGAAGTCCTGGTCGCCACTGACCTCGCGGCGCGCGGACTCGATATCGTCAGTGTCAGCCACGTCATCAACTATGACGTGCCCCAGCATCCGGAGGATTACGTGCATCGTATCGGGCGCACGGGTCGCGCTGAGAACGAGGGTGACGCCTTTACGCTGATGGTCGCGGAGGACAGCAAGCACGTGATCGCCATCGAACGCTTCATCAGCCAAAAAATCGAACGCATGCGGCTCGAGGGTTTCGACTATAAATACACGGCGTTGTTCGAGGAAGAAAAGCCCGGCGCGCAACCCCTGGCTTCCCGTCCCGTGCGCGGCGTGCGCATCAAAGGCGGCTATTTCTTCGGCCCCACCCGCCGTCGGCGCTGA
- the lysS gene encoding lysine--tRNA ligase produces the protein MASNPLIEIRNGRLAKADALRALGLQPYPSRSRRTHLTRTVLDQFESLHDTTVTVAGRLMSWRKQGALAFAHVQDQTGKLQLFLRRNLVLPTDAAEGRLGYAESNLLDLGDIIEATGKVIRTERGEISVLVESLRLLTKSLRPLPDQWFGLKDREQVLRKRYLDTILEPASFDRFGAASRIVAAIRSFLTGQGFMEFQTPVIQPQYGGGTAKPFKTHVNALGCDMYLAISHELYLKRLIVAGYDKVFTVGRYFRNEGIDRSHHPEFSMVETMTAYENYEYNMNLIEGMFRHVATTVFGKTQFEIRGHPIDFGQPWRRVSMPDAVVEATGIDFRQCTSPEEANTRLASLGIQEPQPSIGEALVKAFEVTVEKNLIQPTLVYGHPIEISPLAKPMASDPRFVERFEIFIAGMECGDNWSEQNDPVHLLETWRKSYRVEERDAGKFHTLDFDFIEALEYGMPPTTGIGPGIERMIMIFTGQENIDDVLFFPMMRPSISPLNASIYGVQENTLAPVEDMALGADDFRALCEEGLLKPHARHLALKPHLRVWNRPGGKGPRVSIHADIEGLLPASVTRVTGPSQIWEAPTTDAEVQKWAEETIEREWTSPLRKRFPGLELAVSPPTLMHQK, from the coding sequence CAAGGCGGACGCCCTTCGCGCCCTTGGCCTCCAGCCCTACCCGTCCCGCAGCCGCCGCACTCACCTCACGCGGACCGTCCTTGACCAATTTGAGTCACTTCACGACACCACCGTCACCGTGGCGGGACGGCTGATGTCCTGGCGCAAACAGGGCGCCCTCGCCTTCGCTCACGTCCAGGATCAAACCGGCAAACTGCAACTCTTTCTTCGCCGCAACCTTGTCCTGCCCACCGACGCCGCCGAAGGGCGGCTTGGCTACGCCGAGTCAAACCTTCTCGATCTCGGCGACATCATCGAGGCCACCGGCAAGGTCATCCGAACGGAACGGGGTGAAATCTCCGTTCTGGTGGAATCCCTGCGACTTCTGACCAAGTCGTTGCGGCCCCTGCCGGACCAATGGTTTGGCCTCAAGGACCGGGAACAAGTGCTGCGCAAGCGCTATCTGGACACGATTCTGGAGCCGGCCTCCTTCGATCGATTTGGAGCGGCTTCAAGGATCGTGGCGGCGATTCGTTCCTTTCTGACCGGCCAAGGGTTCATGGAATTCCAAACTCCGGTCATCCAGCCGCAGTACGGCGGCGGCACAGCCAAGCCTTTCAAAACGCATGTCAATGCCCTGGGCTGCGACATGTACCTGGCCATCTCCCATGAACTCTACCTCAAGCGGCTCATCGTCGCGGGCTACGACAAGGTCTTTACCGTCGGTCGATACTTTCGCAACGAAGGCATCGACCGAAGCCATCATCCGGAATTCTCGATGGTCGAGACGATGACGGCCTACGAGAATTACGAATACAACATGAACCTCATCGAGGGCATGTTCCGCCACGTCGCGACCACCGTCTTCGGCAAGACCCAGTTCGAGATTCGCGGACATCCCATCGACTTCGGACAGCCCTGGCGCCGGGTCAGCATGCCGGACGCGGTCGTCGAGGCCACCGGCATCGATTTTCGGCAATGCACCTCGCCGGAAGAAGCCAACACCAGGCTGGCTTCGCTCGGTATTCAAGAGCCACAGCCCAGCATCGGTGAGGCTTTGGTGAAAGCCTTTGAAGTCACCGTCGAAAAAAACCTGATTCAACCCACCTTGGTTTACGGACATCCGATCGAGATTTCACCCCTCGCCAAGCCCATGGCCTCGGATCCGCGATTCGTCGAACGATTCGAGATTTTCATCGCCGGCATGGAATGCGGCGACAATTGGTCCGAACAAAACGACCCGGTTCACCTCCTGGAAACTTGGCGGAAATCCTATCGAGTCGAGGAACGCGACGCCGGCAAGTTCCACACGCTCGATTTCGACTTCATCGAAGCGCTCGAGTACGGCATGCCTCCCACGACCGGCATCGGGCCAGGCATCGAACGCATGATCATGATCTTCACGGGACAGGAGAACATCGACGACGTGCTCTTTTTCCCCATGATGCGCCCCTCGATTTCGCCGCTCAACGCCTCCATTTACGGGGTTCAGGAGAACACCCTGGCCCCGGTGGAGGACATGGCCCTTGGCGCCGACGATTTTCGCGCACTCTGCGAGGAAGGGTTGCTGAAACCCCATGCCCGCCATCTCGCCCTCAAGCCCCACTTGCGCGTCTGGAATCGGCCCGGCGGCAAAGGACCCCGGGTTTCGATCCACGCCGACATCGAGGGACTCCTGCCGGCGAGTGTGACTCGAGTCACCGGCCCCAGCCAGATCTGGGAAGCTCCGACGACGGACGCGGAGGTTCAAAAGTGGGCCGAGGAAACGATCGAACGCGAGTGGACAAGCCCTTTGCGCAAGCGATTCCCGGGTCTCGAACTCGCCGTCTCCCCGCCCACTTTGATGCATCAGAAATGA